In bacterium, a genomic segment contains:
- a CDS encoding ABC transporter substrate-binding protein: MKFHVHRFFHILILFCIPLVPYGCGSAPEKGERVFRFRLASDPPSLDLIHATDTSSANVVFKIFEGLVDQDPETLKIVPGLAESWNISADGLIYTFNLKKGIRFHNGREVTSADFRYNFERCLTPKNISERSWVLAPIKGAKEMLAGTATTLAGMETPDDYTVILHLEEPFSPFLAYLSMEVGRVAAREGIEADKYTLIGTGPFKFISWEHDIRVSLEANEDYHGGEVGIKRLDFEIIPDVGVAFQKFVNGELDLVDEIPPGQLKLIQERYPESVRMWSFLRNEYIGFNHTRPPFKDNLKLRQAFCWAVDRKSITEDLLEGAALPANSILPPGIMGKDDTIEGYGYDLEKAKKLLAEAGYPEGKGLPELTLWYNTNELHQQVAQIVQSSFRKIGVNIRLRSLDWPAYLKACESFEPDLFRMGWVADIPDADNFLYILLDSKQRGAPGNYSGYSNPEFDRLVEEARISLDEKHRIDLYRKADRIAIEDACWIMLTYSKLRMLFNPAYEGLVLPLQGEFRIPVEKLRYRGDRR; the protein is encoded by the coding sequence ATGAAATTTCATGTTCATCGGTTCTTTCATATACTCATCCTGTTTTGCATCCCGCTCGTGCCATACGGGTGCGGGTCGGCACCCGAAAAGGGCGAACGTGTATTCAGGTTCCGTCTCGCGTCCGATCCCCCGAGTCTCGATCTCATTCATGCCACCGATACCTCATCGGCGAATGTGGTGTTCAAAATTTTCGAGGGCCTCGTAGATCAGGACCCGGAAACGCTCAAAATCGTCCCTGGGCTTGCCGAAAGCTGGAATATATCGGCAGACGGCCTTATATATACCTTTAACCTGAAAAAAGGCATTCGGTTCCATAACGGCCGCGAGGTTACATCCGCCGACTTCCGCTATAATTTCGAGCGTTGTCTTACCCCGAAAAACATTTCCGAGCGGAGCTGGGTGCTTGCGCCCATCAAAGGCGCCAAAGAAATGCTTGCCGGTACTGCGACAACCCTGGCGGGAATGGAAACTCCGGACGATTATACGGTTATCCTCCACCTTGAAGAGCCGTTTTCGCCGTTTCTGGCGTATCTCTCCATGGAAGTGGGGCGTGTCGCCGCCCGTGAGGGAATCGAGGCTGACAAGTATACACTCATCGGCACGGGGCCGTTCAAATTCATCTCCTGGGAGCACGATATCCGGGTCAGTCTCGAAGCGAATGAAGACTATCACGGCGGCGAAGTGGGCATAAAACGGCTCGATTTCGAGATTATCCCCGATGTCGGCGTTGCATTCCAGAAATTCGTCAACGGCGAGCTCGACCTCGTGGACGAGATTCCGCCCGGTCAGCTCAAACTCATACAGGAGCGGTACCCGGAATCGGTGCGTATGTGGTCGTTTCTCAGGAACGAATACATCGGTTTCAACCATACGCGTCCGCCGTTCAAGGACAATCTCAAGCTCCGTCAGGCCTTCTGCTGGGCGGTCGACCGAAAGAGCATCACCGAAGACCTTCTCGAGGGGGCGGCGCTCCCCGCAAACTCCATTCTGCCGCCGGGCATCATGGGAAAGGACGACACCATCGAGGGATACGGCTACGACCTTGAAAAGGCGAAGAAGCTCCTCGCCGAGGCAGGATATCCCGAAGGAAAAGGGCTTCCGGAGCTGACGCTCTGGTACAATACCAACGAGTTGCACCAGCAGGTCGCCCAGATCGTCCAGTCATCGTTTCGAAAAATCGGCGTCAACATCCGTCTCAGGAGCCTGGACTGGCCGGCATATCTCAAGGCATGCGAATCGTTCGAGCCCGACCTGTTCCGTATGGGGTGGGTCGCCGACATTCCAGACGCCGACAATTTTCTCTACATCCTGCTCGATTCGAAACAGCGCGGTGCTCCCGGCAATTATTCGGGATACTCAAATCCGGAATTCGATCGTCTCGTCGAGGAGGCGCGTATATCCCTCGACGAGAAACACCGCATCGACCTCTACCGCAAGGCAGACCGCATCGCAATCGAGGATGCCTGCTGGATCATGCTTACGTACTCGAAGCTCAGGATGCTTTTCAATCCCGCATACGAGGGGCTCGTGCTCCCGCTCCAGGGCGAGTTCCGCATCCCCGTCGAAAAACTCAGGTACAGGGGTGACAGACGGTGA